From the Thermovirga lienii DSM 17291 genome, one window contains:
- a CDS encoding ribonucleoside-diphosphate reductase, adenosylcobalamin-dependent (PFAM: Ribonucleotide reductase, all-alpha domain; Ribonucleotide reductase, barrel domain~TIGRFAM: intein N-terminal splicing region; intein C-terminal splicing region~COGs: COG1372 Intein/homing endonuclease~InterProIPR006142: IPR003587: IPR003586: IPR013344: IPR 006141: IPR013509: IPR000788: IPR004042~KEGG: dma:DMR_44640 ribonucleoside reductase class II~PFAM: Ribonucleotide reductase large subunit domain protein; ribonucleotide reductase large subunit~SMART: Hedgehog/intein hint domain protein~SPTR: Ribonucleoside-diphosphate reductase;~TIGRFAM: ribonucleoside-diphosphate reductase, adenosylcobalamin-dependent), which yields MTSKEFSKGHITTVKLSDNALRVLRERYLIKDDEGNVIETPEEMFMRVAKAVAQAEGEESEELVKEFYNLMASLDFLPNSPTLMNAGRTGGQLAACFVLPIEDSMEGIFEALKNMALIHKSGGGTGYNFSKLRPAGDKVSSTNGVASGPVSFMGMFDQATEVVMQGGMRRGANMGILNADHPDVFNFIRAKTEEGKLKNFNISIGASDKFMKAVENDEDWDLINPRNGEVTKTVKARELFNLICEMAWKTGDPGMIFLDRLEETNPTPHLGKIDATNPCVPADTFVMTYEGPRQVMDLIGRKTILIIDGKPFATTEAGFFKTGEKQLFSVTTKEGYSFRATGEHPVLRVTKKTRYTIEKEWTNVSELKPNDEIMLHNHRNFKGWNGLYGEKEGYLIGLLVGDGTLKEDKAILSVWSSEKASGDGIESIKERALDAALALPHRSDFQGWYKVSGRNEYRMSLASLRELAFSLGMKPGDKTITPYMETRTSSDFARGFLQGLFDSDGSVQGSQQKGISIRLAQSDLNRLKAVQRMLARFGIVSAIYENRRHSKITDLPNGKGEVKPYKTKPQHELIISRDNVMLFAERIGFGDASKSAKLSSLLASYSRMPNRERFTATVKSITPAGTEEVYDVQVPGANAFDANGIVLHNCGEQPLLPFEACNLGSINLSHMVKDGEIDWEKLKRTTRLAVRFLDDVIDVNEYPIPIIKETVMKTRKIGLGVMGWADMLFMLRIPYDSEEAIELAKKVMSTITETGREASRELAKTRGAYPADRGTGQRNATITTIAPTGSISMIADCSSGIEPVFALEFTKEVLEGKRFTYKNKYYQQALEEGLDEAIIKRVFKTAHDISPEWHVRMQAAFQEAVDNAVSKTINLPNSASVEDVKKAYLLAFKTRCKGITVFRDGCRSEQVLYKEKHPVQQKLPIASTPPGPQPVERPFVLSGKTAKIPTSYGNLYLTVNEINGRPIEVFTTMGKSGHETMAFTEAIGRLISLALRSGVKIHHIIKQMKGIGGSQPVWHEDSVIMSVPDAIAFGLTYLGYLDKEEKEIMESMAETDMCPVCGAAMTRMEGCITCTVCGFSKC from the coding sequence ATGACGAGTAAGGAATTTTCAAAAGGGCACATTACAACGGTGAAGCTGTCGGATAATGCTCTCAGGGTATTGAGGGAAAGGTACCTCATAAAGGACGACGAGGGCAACGTAATAGAGACTCCCGAAGAGATGTTCATGCGGGTAGCGAAGGCCGTAGCCCAAGCTGAAGGGGAAGAAAGCGAAGAGCTGGTAAAAGAGTTCTACAATCTCATGGCAAGCTTGGATTTCTTGCCCAACAGCCCCACCCTCATGAACGCCGGAAGAACGGGGGGACAGCTTGCAGCCTGTTTCGTGCTACCCATTGAGGACAGCATGGAGGGCATATTCGAAGCCCTAAAGAACATGGCCCTCATCCACAAATCTGGTGGAGGAACAGGCTACAACTTCAGCAAGCTGAGGCCTGCAGGAGACAAGGTCTCCAGCACCAACGGCGTGGCCTCAGGCCCTGTGTCGTTCATGGGTATGTTCGACCAGGCAACCGAAGTGGTCATGCAAGGCGGAATGAGAAGGGGAGCCAACATGGGCATCCTCAATGCCGACCACCCCGACGTATTCAACTTCATCAGAGCTAAAACAGAAGAAGGAAAACTCAAAAACTTTAATATCTCCATAGGTGCCAGCGATAAGTTCATGAAAGCCGTCGAGAACGACGAGGACTGGGACTTGATAAACCCTAGAAATGGGGAGGTCACCAAGACCGTAAAAGCAAGGGAACTCTTCAACCTGATATGTGAGATGGCCTGGAAGACCGGAGACCCAGGAATGATATTCCTCGACAGGTTAGAGGAGACCAACCCCACCCCCCACCTGGGAAAGATAGATGCTACCAACCCCTGCGTTCCTGCTGACACCTTTGTCATGACCTACGAGGGACCTCGCCAGGTCATGGACCTTATAGGTAGAAAGACAATTCTAATCATAGATGGGAAACCCTTCGCCACCACTGAAGCAGGTTTCTTCAAGACAGGGGAAAAACAACTGTTCTCCGTCACAACGAAGGAAGGATATTCTTTCCGTGCTACAGGGGAACATCCCGTTCTCAGGGTTACCAAAAAGACACGATACACTATAGAAAAGGAATGGACCAATGTTTCAGAGCTCAAACCCAATGACGAAATCATGCTGCACAACCACAGAAACTTTAAGGGATGGAACGGCCTTTACGGAGAAAAGGAAGGCTACCTAATCGGGCTTTTGGTGGGCGATGGCACTCTCAAAGAAGACAAGGCTATTCTGTCCGTTTGGTCTTCTGAAAAGGCATCCGGAGACGGAATCGAAAGTATAAAAGAGCGAGCTCTTGATGCGGCGCTGGCATTACCTCACAGGAGCGATTTCCAGGGCTGGTACAAAGTCTCAGGAAGAAATGAGTATCGCATGAGCTTGGCTTCCCTTAGGGAACTTGCATTTTCTCTAGGGATGAAGCCTGGCGACAAAACCATAACACCTTACATGGAAACTAGGACCTCTTCGGACTTTGCGCGCGGTTTCCTGCAGGGCCTTTTTGATTCAGACGGTTCCGTCCAGGGCTCACAACAAAAAGGCATTTCCATTCGCTTGGCACAAAGCGACCTTAACCGACTAAAGGCCGTCCAAAGGATGCTTGCTCGCTTCGGAATCGTAAGTGCCATCTATGAAAACAGGCGTCATTCAAAAATAACGGACTTACCCAATGGAAAGGGAGAGGTAAAACCTTATAAAACTAAGCCCCAGCACGAGCTAATTATCTCTCGGGACAACGTGATGCTTTTCGCCGAACGAATAGGCTTCGGCGACGCGTCCAAAAGTGCCAAGCTTTCATCACTTTTGGCATCATATAGCAGAATGCCCAACCGCGAGCGATTTACGGCCACAGTAAAATCAATAACGCCGGCAGGAACAGAAGAAGTTTACGACGTTCAGGTTCCAGGAGCAAACGCCTTCGATGCCAACGGCATTGTGCTTCACAACTGTGGTGAACAACCCCTTCTACCCTTTGAGGCATGCAATTTGGGGAGCATCAACCTGTCCCACATGGTAAAGGACGGAGAAATAGACTGGGAAAAGCTCAAAAGGACCACTCGCCTTGCGGTGCGCTTCTTGGACGATGTCATAGACGTAAACGAATACCCCATACCCATAATAAAAGAGACGGTCATGAAAACCCGCAAGATAGGCCTGGGCGTCATGGGATGGGCAGATATGCTATTCATGCTCCGCATACCATACGACTCTGAGGAGGCCATAGAGCTGGCCAAGAAAGTAATGAGCACCATAACAGAGACAGGCAGAGAAGCCAGCAGGGAACTCGCCAAAACAAGGGGCGCCTATCCTGCTGACAGGGGCACGGGACAGCGCAACGCCACCATAACGACCATAGCACCCACAGGCTCCATCTCCATGATCGCCGACTGCTCCTCTGGCATAGAACCGGTGTTCGCACTGGAATTTACCAAAGAAGTACTGGAGGGCAAGCGGTTCACGTATAAGAACAAGTACTACCAGCAGGCCCTGGAAGAAGGCCTAGATGAGGCCATCATAAAGAGGGTCTTCAAGACGGCCCACGATATATCACCCGAATGGCATGTGCGCATGCAGGCAGCATTCCAGGAAGCCGTCGACAACGCAGTAAGCAAGACCATAAACTTGCCCAACAGCGCCTCCGTAGAGGACGTAAAGAAGGCCTATCTTTTGGCCTTCAAGACCAGGTGCAAGGGCATAACGGTCTTCAGGGACGGCTGCAGGAGCGAACAGGTCCTGTACAAGGAAAAGCATCCTGTGCAACAGAAGCTTCCCATAGCTTCCACTCCCCCAGGACCTCAGCCTGTGGAAAGGCCCTTCGTGCTATCGGGTAAGACGGCCAAGATTCCCACAAGCTACGGGAACCTCTACCTTACAGTTAACGAGATCAACGGCCGCCCCATAGAGGTATTCACCACCATGGGCAAATCGGGACATGAGACCATGGCATTCACCGAGGCTATAGGAAGGCTCATATCCCTGGCTCTTAGGAGCGGAGTAAAGATCCACCACATCATAAAGCAAATGAAAGGCATAGGCGGCTCTCAACCTGTATGGCACGAAGACAGTGTGATAATGTCGGTGCCTGACGCCATAGCCTTTGGGCTAACGTACCTGGGATATCTGGACAAGGAAGAGAAGGAGATAATGGAATCCATGGCAGAGACGGACATGTGCCCCGTCTGCGGTGCTGCAATGACCAGGATGGAAGGCTGCATAACCTGCACGGTGTGCGGTTTCTCCAAGTGCTAG
- a CDS encoding L-glutaminase (PFAM: Glutaminase~TIGRFAM: glutaminase A~COGs: COG2066 Glutaminase~InterPro IPR015868~KEGG: tai:Taci_0795 glutaminase~PFAM: Glutaminase, core~PRIAM: Glutaminase~SPTR: Glutaminase;~TIGRFAM: Glutaminase, core), with protein sequence MLQAMNEALARGKKVLHLGQVATYIPELGKADPNTLAIATCTLDGKISQVGDVDKKATIQSISKIASLGLAISELGEEKVFSKVGVDPTADPFNSIMRLEMRKPHRPQNPLINAGAIVVLSILPYHDSNSRFLAVLNLVRKLCGNEKIEANEQVYLSEKATSDRNRSLAYFLRSVGAMEGDIEDILDSYFHQCGIECSVKDLAVMGATLANDGINPITNEKVLSPRVCVLIRALMATCGLYDGSGEFAVRVGIPAKSGVGGGIVGAVPGKMGVATLGPALDDKGNSVGGIEAMEYLSEKLKLRVL encoded by the coding sequence ATGTTACAGGCCATGAATGAAGCCCTGGCAAGGGGCAAGAAGGTGCTTCACTTAGGACAGGTAGCAACGTATATCCCCGAATTAGGCAAGGCGGACCCCAATACCTTGGCGATAGCTACGTGTACCCTTGACGGCAAGATAAGCCAAGTGGGCGATGTGGACAAGAAAGCAACGATTCAGTCCATTTCAAAGATAGCATCGCTAGGGCTGGCCATCTCCGAACTCGGAGAGGAAAAGGTCTTCTCCAAGGTGGGCGTAGACCCCACAGCCGATCCCTTCAACTCCATAATGCGCCTTGAGATGCGAAAACCCCACAGGCCACAAAACCCACTCATCAACGCTGGCGCCATAGTGGTCCTCTCTATTCTCCCATATCATGACAGTAACAGTCGTTTTCTGGCAGTGCTCAACCTGGTCAGGAAGCTTTGCGGCAATGAGAAGATAGAAGCCAACGAACAAGTATATCTATCAGAAAAGGCCACAAGCGACCGAAACAGGTCCCTGGCGTATTTCCTTCGCAGCGTGGGCGCCATGGAGGGGGATATAGAGGACATCCTGGACAGTTACTTCCACCAATGCGGCATAGAGTGTTCAGTAAAGGATCTTGCCGTCATGGGGGCGACCTTGGCAAACGATGGTATAAACCCCATAACAAACGAAAAAGTACTAAGCCCAAGGGTTTGCGTTCTAATAAGAGCCCTCATGGCCACATGTGGCCTTTATGATGGATCAGGAGAATTTGCGGTCAGAGTAGGCATACCTGCCAAAAGCGGTGTGGGAGGCGGAATAGTAGGGGCAGTGCCAGGGAAGATGGGAGTAGCAACCCTGGGTCCCGCCCTGGACGACAAAGGAAACTCAGTAGGCGGAATAGAGGCAATGGAATACCTTTCAGAAAAGCTCAAATTGAGGGTGCTATAA
- a CDS encoding Formate-tetrahydrofolate ligase (PFAM: Formate--tetrahydrofolate ligase~COGs: COG2759 Formyltetrahydrofolate synthetase~InterPro IPR020628: IPR000559~KEGG: tai:Taci_0816 formate--tetrahydrofolate ligase~PFAM: formate-tetrahydrofolate ligase FTHFS~PRIAM: Formate--tetrahydrofolate ligase~SPTR: Formate--tetrahydrofolate ligase) codes for MLSDIQIAQQAELKPIGEIAEKLGIPGKYVIPYGHTKAKIDLKYYSEIKDRPDGKLILVTATTPTPAGEGKTTTTIGLTQALVKLGKKAMLCLREPSLGPCFGVKGGAAGGGYSQVLPMEDINLHFTGDIHAVSTAHNLLAAMLDNHLQQGNELGIDPRRITFRRVVDMNDRALRNIVIGLGGKAHGIPRESGFDISVSSEIMAILCLATDLQDLKERLGNIVVGYTWTGEKVTARDLKAHGAMAALLKDAINPNLVQTIEHVPAFVHGGPFANIAHGTNSIVATKMALKLTDYTVVEAGFAADLGAEKFMDIVCRKAGFSPSAVVLVTTVRALKMHGGVPKDELGKENLEALEKGAENLEAHIDILKKFGVPVVVALNRFTTDTDAEIQKVHEAARRHGATIALSEVWAKGGEGGIELAKAVLEALDKPCGYRPLYELELPLREKIETIAREVYGADGVDYTPAAESTLKELEANGYGNLPVCMAKTQMSISDDPAKKGRPKGYRITVREVRLSAGAGFIVPICGSIMTMPGLPKKPAAEIIDIDENGNILNLF; via the coding sequence ATGTTGTCGGACATCCAGATTGCCCAGCAAGCCGAGCTGAAGCCCATAGGAGAGATTGCAGAGAAACTCGGTATTCCTGGGAAATACGTAATCCCTTACGGACATACCAAGGCCAAGATCGATTTGAAGTACTATTCAGAGATAAAAGACAGGCCCGATGGGAAGCTTATACTGGTCACAGCAACGACTCCCACCCCTGCCGGTGAAGGTAAGACTACTACGACGATAGGCTTGACCCAGGCTCTTGTGAAGTTGGGCAAGAAGGCCATGCTTTGCTTGAGGGAGCCTTCTTTGGGGCCTTGCTTTGGAGTAAAGGGTGGTGCTGCTGGTGGCGGCTATTCCCAGGTTCTCCCCATGGAGGACATCAACCTTCACTTTACTGGAGACATCCATGCTGTAAGCACTGCCCATAACCTTTTGGCTGCCATGCTTGACAATCACCTTCAGCAGGGCAACGAGCTTGGAATTGATCCAAGGCGAATTACCTTCAGAAGGGTTGTGGATATGAACGACAGGGCCCTCAGGAACATAGTAATAGGCCTTGGTGGAAAGGCCCACGGTATCCCCAGGGAAAGCGGCTTTGATATTTCCGTTTCTTCTGAAATCATGGCAATTCTTTGCCTTGCCACGGACCTGCAGGACCTCAAGGAAAGGCTGGGCAATATAGTTGTAGGCTACACCTGGACGGGCGAGAAAGTGACTGCAAGGGATCTCAAGGCCCACGGCGCCATGGCTGCCCTCCTGAAGGACGCTATCAATCCCAACTTGGTTCAGACCATTGAGCACGTTCCAGCTTTCGTCCACGGTGGTCCGTTCGCCAACATAGCCCACGGTACCAACTCCATAGTTGCGACCAAGATGGCCCTCAAGCTTACCGACTACACGGTCGTTGAGGCGGGCTTTGCGGCCGACCTTGGTGCAGAGAAGTTCATGGACATAGTCTGCAGAAAGGCAGGATTCAGCCCGAGCGCTGTCGTGCTGGTAACCACCGTAAGGGCTTTGAAGATGCACGGTGGCGTGCCCAAGGATGAGCTGGGTAAGGAGAACCTCGAGGCCCTCGAAAAAGGTGCTGAGAACCTGGAAGCCCACATTGACATACTGAAGAAGTTCGGTGTGCCCGTAGTAGTCGCCCTCAACAGGTTCACTACCGACACGGACGCTGAAATCCAGAAGGTTCACGAGGCTGCAAGGCGTCATGGCGCCACAATTGCCCTCTCGGAAGTATGGGCAAAGGGTGGAGAAGGCGGCATAGAGCTAGCCAAGGCAGTCCTTGAGGCATTGGATAAGCCTTGTGGATACCGCCCCCTATACGAACTGGAGCTGCCACTCAGGGAGAAGATAGAGACCATAGCCAGGGAAGTATACGGTGCTGACGGCGTTGATTACACGCCTGCTGCAGAAAGCACATTGAAGGAGCTAGAGGCAAATGGCTATGGTAACCTGCCGGTCTGCATGGCCAAGACTCAGATGTCCATTTCTGATGACCCGGCCAAGAAGGGAAGACCTAAGGGGTACAGGATTACCGTTCGCGAGGTCCGACTCTCCGCAGGCGCTGGGTTCATCGTTCCCATATGTGGTTCCATAATGACCATGCCTGGTTTGCCCAAGAAGCCAGCGGCTGAGATCATCGACATAGATGAGAACGGAAACATCCTGAACCTCTTCTAG
- a CDS encoding flavodoxin/nitric oxide synthase (PFAM: Flavodoxin; 4Fe-4S binding domain~InterPro IPR017900: IPR001226: IPR008254: IPR017896~KEGG: amt:Amet_1430 4Fe-4S ferredoxin iron-sulfur binding domain-containing protein~PFAM: flavodoxin/nitric oxide synthase~SPTR: 4Fe-4S binding domain protein) — MEIAIVYFSGTGNTARIAEEIAKRLRDRGHSVETQSVEKVDVESLKGKVIGLGFPSYGLCYPSIMEPFLRNLPRAEKPTPAFIFSTHAWSSGDSLVCAAEKLLEKNIMTVARESFKAPSNGAATFFHENHPMYKMMVKFEPNLGRKLDKFAARVDEALKRFQESPFTDIGKKKWYNIFLGFFARHVMERRLYRDFKVDEKRCVGCGRCVKQCPDGNLEMKDGKARFLRGNNCLRCMRCISICPVDAILFGERTRGKERYKAKLRDKLLEEALEEKEG, encoded by the coding sequence ATGGAAATAGCGATCGTGTATTTTTCTGGGACAGGCAACACTGCCCGGATTGCTGAGGAAATAGCAAAACGTCTAAGAGATAGAGGACATAGTGTTGAAACCCAATCTGTGGAGAAGGTGGACGTAGAATCTCTGAAGGGCAAGGTCATAGGCTTGGGTTTCCCTTCCTATGGGCTTTGCTATCCGTCCATAATGGAGCCCTTCCTGAGAAACTTGCCCAGAGCGGAAAAGCCAACTCCTGCTTTCATTTTCTCTACTCACGCCTGGTCCTCTGGCGACAGCCTTGTGTGCGCCGCAGAGAAACTTCTGGAAAAGAACATAATGACCGTAGCAAGAGAGAGCTTCAAGGCTCCATCCAACGGGGCTGCTACGTTCTTTCATGAAAATCATCCGATGTACAAGATGATGGTCAAGTTTGAACCTAACCTGGGCCGCAAGCTGGATAAGTTTGCAGCTAGGGTGGACGAAGCCTTAAAGAGGTTCCAGGAAAGCCCCTTCACGGACATAGGCAAGAAGAAGTGGTATAACATATTTTTGGGCTTTTTTGCCCGTCACGTCATGGAAAGACGTCTTTACAGGGACTTTAAGGTGGACGAAAAACGCTGTGTTGGGTGTGGAAGGTGCGTCAAGCAGTGTCCCGATGGGAACCTGGAGATGAAGGATGGAAAAGCTAGATTTCTTAGGGGCAACAACTGCCTGAGATGTATGAGATGCATATCCATTTGCCCTGTGGATGCCATCCTCTTTGGTGAAAGAACCAGAGGAAAGGAGCGCTACAAGGCCAAGCTTAGGGATAAGCTGTTGGAAGAGGCACTGGAAGAAAAAGAAGGGTAA
- a CDS encoding phenylacetate-CoA ligase (PFAM: AMP-binding enzyme~COGs: COG1541 Coenzyme F390 synthetase~InterPro IPR000873~KEGG: aco:Amico_0528 phenylacetate--CoA ligase~PFAM: AMP-dependent synthetase and ligase~PRIAM: Phenylacetate--CoA ligase~SPTR: Phenylacetate--CoA ligase) — MSARKSNSRLEDLQRTVKRVWENVPFYRARMEDWNVTPDDIKSLDDLKKLPFMTKSDLRDNYPMGLLACPKDEVVRVHASSGTTGKPTVVAYTAGDIDSWTECMANCLKTAGVNEKDVFQVILGYGLFTGALGFHYGAERLGAMVIPTGGGFTGRQLMLMEDLGTTVFTSTPSYALYLAEEIRKRNIRHKLKLRLAILGGEAWTEEMRKEIEEALDVVAVDSYGLSEVVGPGVAMECPQRKGLHGNWDHFIFEVVDPATGLPVPEGQEGELVITSLKKEAMPVIRYRTRDLTRLIRGTCSCGRQDVRIDRVKGRCDDMLIIRGVNVFPSQVEAALAQVPELSLHYFLEVTERKGLKELCVVCELKDSLSGKELEAVEGKTSRVLHEVLGIRVGLRLVQPGTVERSSGKAARIVRVN, encoded by the coding sequence ATGAGCGCAAGAAAGTCTAATTCACGACTTGAGGACCTGCAAAGAACTGTCAAAAGAGTATGGGAGAACGTTCCTTTCTACCGGGCAAGGATGGAAGACTGGAACGTTACTCCTGATGATATAAAAAGCCTTGATGACCTTAAGAAACTTCCTTTCATGACCAAATCGGATCTGCGGGACAACTACCCGATGGGCCTTTTGGCGTGTCCGAAGGACGAGGTTGTAAGGGTGCATGCCTCTTCAGGGACAACCGGGAAACCTACAGTAGTGGCGTACACGGCAGGCGACATTGATTCCTGGACAGAATGTATGGCCAACTGTCTTAAAACGGCGGGAGTGAACGAGAAAGACGTCTTCCAGGTGATACTGGGATACGGACTTTTCACTGGCGCTTTGGGATTCCACTACGGGGCTGAAAGGTTGGGCGCCATGGTAATCCCCACGGGCGGAGGGTTCACGGGAAGGCAGTTGATGCTCATGGAGGACCTTGGTACCACGGTCTTCACCAGCACGCCTTCGTATGCATTGTACCTGGCAGAGGAGATCAGAAAACGGAATATAAGACACAAATTAAAGCTGCGCCTCGCCATATTAGGTGGAGAAGCATGGACCGAGGAGATGAGAAAAGAAATAGAGGAGGCCCTGGATGTTGTCGCTGTCGACTCCTACGGCCTTTCGGAAGTCGTAGGTCCTGGAGTGGCCATGGAGTGCCCCCAAAGAAAGGGACTTCACGGAAACTGGGATCATTTCATCTTCGAAGTGGTGGATCCAGCAACGGGACTTCCAGTTCCGGAGGGACAAGAAGGGGAGCTGGTAATAACCTCATTGAAGAAGGAGGCTATGCCAGTTATAAGGTACAGAACCAGGGATCTCACAAGGTTGATAAGAGGAACCTGTTCCTGTGGAAGGCAGGATGTAAGGATAGACAGAGTAAAAGGTCGCTGCGACGACATGCTCATAATAAGAGGCGTGAACGTATTCCCGTCACAAGTCGAGGCAGCCCTTGCCCAGGTTCCGGAGCTTTCCCTTCATTATTTCTTGGAGGTCACCGAACGAAAGGGCCTCAAGGAGCTGTGCGTTGTGTGCGAGCTGAAAGACAGCCTTTCAGGAAAGGAATTGGAGGCCGTAGAGGGAAAAACATCCCGAGTGCTTCATGAAGTCTTGGGTATAAGGGTGGGGCTTAGGCTTGTGCAGCCAGGGACAGTGGAGCGCTCATCAGGCAAGGCGGCGAGGATAGTTAGGGTTAATTGA
- a CDS encoding ybaK/ebsC protein (PFAM: YbaK / prolyl-tRNA synthetases associated domain~TIGRFAM: ybaK/ebsC protein~COGs: COG2606 conserved hypothetical protein~InterPro IPR004369: IPR007214~KEGG: sth:STH1634 transcriptional regulator~PFAM: YbaK/prolyl-tRNA synthetase associated region~SPTR: YbaK/ebsC protein;~TIGRFAM: ybaK/ebsC protein) produces MKKTNAARILERLGIPFELWSYEVDPDNVGAEAVAEKVGLPPERVFKTLVARGDKTGVVMACIPGNAELDLKALAAASGNKKVEMVHVKEIQALTGYIRGGVSPLGTKKKYPLYIDEKALQHEAICVSAGERGLQLYLSPKDLAEAAGAKFASISRG; encoded by the coding sequence GTGAAAAAGACTAACGCTGCTAGGATTCTGGAACGACTGGGAATCCCCTTCGAGTTGTGGTCCTATGAGGTGGATCCTGACAACGTTGGCGCGGAGGCCGTGGCCGAGAAAGTGGGATTACCTCCTGAACGGGTGTTCAAGACCCTTGTGGCCAGGGGAGACAAGACAGGAGTAGTGATGGCGTGCATACCAGGCAATGCGGAGCTGGATCTCAAAGCGTTAGCTGCAGCAAGCGGCAACAAAAAGGTTGAAATGGTGCACGTAAAGGAAATTCAGGCCCTTACGGGCTACATCAGAGGCGGCGTTTCCCCTCTGGGAACAAAGAAAAAATATCCTTTGTATATAGACGAGAAGGCTCTCCAGCACGAGGCCATATGCGTGAGCGCTGGAGAGAGGGGGCTTCAGCTTTACCTGTCGCCGAAAGACCTAGCGGAGGCAGCAGGTGCCAAGTTCGCCTCCATATCAAGAGGTTAA
- a CDS encoding formylmethanofuran dehydrogenase subunit E region (PFAM: Prokaryotic dksA/traR C4-type zinc finger; FmdE, Molybdenum formylmethanofuran dehydrogenase operon~COGs: COG2191 Formylmethanofuran dehydrogenase subunit E~InterPro IPR003814~KEGG: aco:Amico_0056 formylmethanofuran dehydrogenase subunit E region~PFAM: formylmethanofuran dehydrogenase subunit E region~SPTR: Putative tungsten formylmethanofuran dehydrogenase, subunit E), with the protein MRSCKLPKEQIEQTKAFHGHWCPGLAIGIRIAEAALEAVGHNKDEEILCISECDNCSVDAVQFLTGCTLGKGNLKIENIGKTAFRFYRRSDHKAVRISRLNKPARVEDPKERELRNKYVSGTLSDEEMALYASLRKEKSNQILKADLAELVKIQEIPYETFPRALMTDSVTCTQCGESTMETMAKLLRGKPLCIPCFEKIVKEATS; encoded by the coding sequence ATGAGAAGCTGCAAATTACCAAAGGAGCAAATAGAGCAAACCAAGGCCTTTCACGGGCACTGGTGTCCCGGACTTGCAATAGGCATAAGGATAGCTGAAGCTGCTCTTGAGGCAGTAGGACATAACAAAGACGAGGAAATACTGTGCATATCCGAATGCGACAACTGCTCCGTCGATGCCGTTCAATTTCTTACAGGATGCACCCTAGGTAAGGGAAATCTCAAGATAGAAAACATAGGGAAAACAGCCTTTAGATTTTATAGAAGATCAGACCACAAGGCCGTGAGGATATCCAGACTCAACAAGCCTGCACGTGTAGAGGATCCGAAGGAAAGAGAGCTCCGGAATAAATACGTATCGGGCACCCTTTCCGATGAGGAAATGGCCCTTTACGCCTCACTACGAAAAGAAAAAAGCAACCAGATTTTGAAAGCAGATTTAGCAGAGCTCGTAAAAATCCAAGAAATACCTTATGAGACTTTCCCTCGGGCCCTAATGACCGACAGCGTAACCTGCACCCAATGCGGCGAAAGCACCATGGAGACCATGGCAAAGCTTTTAAGGGGCAAGCCCCTGTGTATCCCCTGCTTCGAAAAAATAGTTAAAGAAGCTACATCTTAA